GAATCGCCAGACGTGCAATCGAGGCCGTCGTTCGGGCCACCCTGGCACTTCTGCGTGATCGCATTGCAGATCGGACAGGGCTGGATCATCGTGTCGCAGCGCGCGCCGTCGCCCTGGCAACCGGCGTCGGTGATGCAGCCGACGCCGGGAGCGGAGCCGCCGACGCATCGACCCGTCTCGCAGGTGCCGCCGCCGCAGTCGCCATCGGCCTCGCAGTCGCGGCCCGGGGTCGCCCCGCCCCGACAGCGTCCGGTGTCGTTGGCGCAGGTCCCGCCGCCCGCGCAGGGGGAGCCCACCGTCGCGCACGCCGCGCCGGGCGTCGAGCCGCCGTCGCAACGGTTCTTGAAGAGGTCGCCGTCGAGGTAGAGGTCGGCGTTGAGCGGGAGGTCGAGAAGCTGCGTGACGCCGGTCGCGCAATCCGCCGTTCCCGACGCGTCCCTGGCCACCACGTTGATCAGACACGTGCTGGCCGCCGCCTGGCCGTGATTGCCGTCCGGGAGCGGGATGGGCGGTCCGAAGAGACACCCCATGCTCGTGCAGGTCCGGATGCTGGTCGCCTCGGGGGTCGTGGCCTTGAGCGTCAATGTCGTGCCGCTGCAGGTGACGTCGAGCAGCAGTGTTCCCATGTCGGGGATGAGGGCGGGAAGCGGCACCGCCACGTTCGCACCACCGAAGTAGAGGCCGCCGCAGCCGAGCGAGAAGAAATCCGAGGTGCCGTCCGCATCCAGGTGTCCGCACTTGCCCGCTCCGACCGCGGTGGTGAAGGACAGCTTCGCGGGCGGGCCCCCTGGACAGCAGCACGTCGGCGAGGGGGCCGGACACGGCTCGGACGCTGGACGCGGCTTGCAGACGAGGACGACGCGGTCCTTGTCGGTCCGCTGCGGCCGGCCCTTCGAGACGCCCCGCAGCGTGACGACGGCTCGACCCGGCTTCCGTCCTCTCGCCTTCACCAGGACCTCGGTGAAGGATCCGCAGGAGGCGGTGCCGTCGAGGGGCGGCAGCGGCAGGCCCTTGCCCTTCACCTTCGCGACGGCGCGCACGAGAGGGGTGGAGCTGCAGGTGGCCTCGCGCTGGTTGACGCAAAGGGCGAGATGGAAACGGCAGGCATCGCGCGCCCCGTCGGCGTCGCAGGCTGGATCGCATGCCGTGCAGGTGGCTGGGGAGCCGGTGACGGCCCTCCCGTCGCACACGCCGAGCTCGACGAGACAGTCGTTCGCCGCTCTACCGCCGCCGCCCGGCACCAGCCCGGCGAGGGCGCGGGCTGCCAGGCAGAGCGCCACGGTGATGCTCGGGCCGGCGACGGCCCGAGGACCGTCGTTGAGACCGCGCCGCTGCCGTGCGACCATACGCGCCCCTCCCCTCCGCGCTCGGTGCGGACCGTGAAGACCGCGTTAGCAGGGAGCGGTCCGGGACGTCAATGAATCGGGGTCAGCCCTAGTGCCCGCCAGCCGGCACCGGCGGCCCGCCGGCGGGCGGCGTGATGCGTGCGAGAGCGGCCTCGTCGAGCGTCAAACCGGCATCGCGCTTGAGCGCGTCGAAGTGGCCCTGCATCTGGTCCTGGAGCTGCTTGTTGCGGAGCGTCGCCTTGATCTGCTCCTTCACCGAGTCGAACGGCTTGCGCTCGCCTTCCTTCCGCTCGCTGACCATGATGATGTGGTAGCCGTACTGGGTCTTGACCACGTCGCTCAGCTGCCCGGGCTGCAAGGCGAAGGCAACGCGCTCGAACTCCGGCACCATCCGCCCCTGGCCGAATGTGCCGAGGTCTCCGCCCTTCTGGGCGCTTCCCGTATCGGTCGATTTCTCCTTGGCGATGTCCGCGAATTTCTCCGGGTGCTCCTTGAGCTCCGCCAGGATCTGCTTGGCGGTGTCCTCATCCTTCACCAGGATGTGGCTCGCGTGAATCTGTGTGGTCGAGTAGAGGGTGGGGTTCTCGTCGTAGTAGGCGCGCGCCTGATCGTCGGTGACCTCGGGCGGGGTCTGATACTGGCGCATGACCCGCTGGACGACGAGCCGCTTGCGGAGGTCATTCACCTGCCGCTCGATCTCCGGGTCGCGGTCGTAGCCGGCCTTCTTGCCCTCGTCGAACAGGAGATCGTTGAGGATCAGGTTCTCGACGAACTGCCGCTTGCGCTCGGGTGCGGTCACGTAGGCGCGGGAGGGCGCGGGCAAGCGCTCCATCTCCTGCCGGACCTGGTCGGTGGTGAGCTGGCGCCCCTGATACCGCGCGACCACCTCCCCGGGCGCGGTGTCCGCCTTCGCCTTCGACGACGCTCCCTGCTCGGCCGGCGCCGTCGCCTCCGGCGGACCCTTTCCGCAGGCGGCGAGCGCGAGCATCGCCACGAGCCACGCCCCGCATCCTGACCGCATGTCCGGGGACGCATATATCAGGCCCCGGGGGCAGTCAATTTTTCGCCGCGCGACAAGCGGGCGCGTGCCGTTGCGAAGTGTGTTTCGGCGGCCGTAGGCGGCGACCGTCGTGGCATGACGCTTGCTCGACCCTCCGCTCTCTAGACCCGGCATGTGGCTCGCGCTGGCGAATACGGTAGGCGAGGGCGGCGCGGAGCTGCTCCGGGCCCTCGAGGCGATCTCGCGCTTTGCCGAGGAACTGCGCGTGCGGCTGTCGGGCACGGGCCTGGATGGTCTCCAAGGGACGCTCGCCGCGCACGCGCGGCTCCGGTCGGCGCTCGAAGCCGTCTCGAGCAACGAGCTGGACGAGATGCGCGCGCGGATCGCCGCGCTGACGGGCATGCTGGCCGACGTCGCCGCGCGGCTCGAGCGGCTCCGGCGCTTGAAGGAAGCCCTCGCGCGCTAGGAGCGCGACCCAAGACTTCTTGGGTCGCGAAACGGACGCGAGCATGTGGCGTCGGTATCACGCGCGGCCGTCGTGCCGCGGCTGGCGAAGCCAGCGCGGCAAACCGACACGCGCTGTCCCCGTCTTGGCCTGCGGGCTTCGGGTCGTTGACGTGTCCGGCTCGTTTTGCCGCGCCGGCTTCGCCGGCCGCGGCATGACGGTCGCGTGCTCACCCGGCGCACATCCTCGCTTTCCGACCCAAGACGAAGTCTTGGGTCGGCTTCCTAGCCGCGGAGCAGGCGGCCGAAGACCGCGAGCAGCCCCTGGCCGGCGGCCGCGCCCGACACGTCGATCAGGCAGTCGCTCGCCGCGGCCGTGCGTCCGGGAACGAAGAGCTGATGGAGCTCGTCGACGACCGCGTAGAGGCCCGCGACCCCGACGGCCGTCGCGGCCGCAGGGAGGCTCCAGCGGCGTCCGCCGCGGAGCGCCCGGTAGAGCAGCACGCTCAGGATGAGGTACTCCGTGAAGTGGCCGAGCTTCCGGACGAAGCGGTGCATGGCGACGAGCTCGGCGGGGCTGGCGCCGGGGAAGAGCGTCCCGAGGATGGGCAGGATGATCTTCCCGGTCGCCTCGCCCGTGAAGTAGCCGGTCGAGAAGAGGGAGATCACGCTGCCCCAGGCGAGGACGGGAAGCCACCGCCGGAGC
This portion of the Deltaproteobacteria bacterium genome encodes:
- a CDS encoding VanZ family protein, whose translation is MSRAEQLRRWLPVLAWGSVISLFSTGYFTGEATGKIILPILGTLFPGASPAELVAMHRFVRKLGHFTEYLILSVLLYRALRGGRRWSLPAAATAVGVAGLYAVVDELHQLFVPGRTAAASDCLIDVSGAAAGQGLLAVFGRLLRG